A genomic region of Populus nigra chromosome 11, ddPopNigr1.1, whole genome shotgun sequence contains the following coding sequences:
- the LOC133667846 gene encoding uncharacterized protein LOC133667846 isoform X2, whose translation MESASNKIRIATLPKRHSHRLLFDRRYGWVFDEWKDPSEEALSGGRGMFCILPLAKAFLTTASQSQTLPSKFLTVQIFSPLKHCRPVSAIS comes from the exons ATGGAGTCAGCAAGCAACAAAATCCGCATTGCTACTTTGCCAAAACGACATTCACATCGCCTCTTATTTGATCGCCGTTACGGTTGGGT ATTCGATGAATGGAAAGACCCATCAGAGGAAGCTTTATCCGGAGGCAGAGGAAT GTTTTGCATACTGCCTCTAGCTAAAGCTTTCTTGACGACAGCATCACAGTCG CAAACTTTGCCGTCAAAGTTTTTGACAGTCCAGATCTTCTCTCCCCTCAAGCATTGCAGACCAGTCTCAGCAATCAGCTAA
- the LOC133667846 gene encoding uncharacterized protein LOC133667846 isoform X1 has translation MESASNKIRIATLPKRHSHRLLFDRRYGWVFDEWKDPSEEALSGGRGMFCILPLAKAFLTTASQSIDHAANFAVKVFDSPDLLSPQALQTSLSNQLNKFKSSIKKAEFNRFALEEHSLQAPISPPRLLFENKKSQID, from the exons ATGGAGTCAGCAAGCAACAAAATCCGCATTGCTACTTTGCCAAAACGACATTCACATCGCCTCTTATTTGATCGCCGTTACGGTTGGGT ATTCGATGAATGGAAAGACCCATCAGAGGAAGCTTTATCCGGAGGCAGAGGAAT GTTTTGCATACTGCCTCTAGCTAAAGCTTTCTTGACGACAGCATCACAGTCG ATTGACCACGCAGCAAACTTTGCCGTCAAAGTTTTTGACAGTCCAGATCTTCTCTCCCCTCAAGCATTGCAGACCAGTCTCAGCAATCAGCTAAACAAATTCAAGTCTTCCATAAAAAAAGCAGAATTCAATCGTTTTGCTCTTGAAGAACATTCATTGCAAGCCCCCATTTCCCCTCCACGTctgttatttgaaaataaaaaatctcagaTCGATTGA
- the LOC133668795 gene encoding uncharacterized protein LOC133668795 has translation MRTLLNSRPLTPLPPCLASNFNSSPFRSLFHYSLRTNKRFHFLSPCSSLKQKKKQQQTLRKTNAPQSVRWFLNTKGDDSDDKVKGDGSEAEEGLEGDTAFKGTLLAGVLLVGVVGGFGAVGYIYKDQINAFLNQFSGFIEGYGPAGYALFVAVYAGLEILAIPAIPLTMSAGLLFGSLIGTIIVSISGTAAASIAFLIARYFARERILKLVEGNKKFLAIDKAIGENGFKVVTLLRLSPLLPFSLGNYLYGLTSVKFIPYVLGSWLGMLPGTWAYVSAGAFGRAIIQEESELGLREGNGGLWTLGLGLLVTAIAATYVTRLAKDAVKDME, from the exons ATGCGCACCCTCCTCAACTCAAGGCCGCTAACACCATTACCACCATGTCTCGCTTCAAATTTCAACTCTTCTCCATTTCGCTCTCTGTTTCACTACAGCCTTAGAACCAACAAGAGATTTCATTTCTTATCTCCTTGTTCttccttaaaacaaaaaaagaaacaacagcAGACACTTAGAAAGACCAATGCCCCACAAAGTGTAAGGTGGTTCTTGAACACAAAAGGTGATGATAGTGATGATAAGGTTAAAGGAGATGGTAGTGAAGCTGAAGAGGGGTTGGAAGGAGACACTGCATTTAAAGGTACTCTTTTGGCCGGAGTCTTGTTGGTTGGTGTTGTTGGTGGGTTTGGTGCTGTTGGGTATATCTACAAGGACCAGATCAATGCTTTCTTGAACCAGTTTTCTGGGTTCATTGAAG GTTATGGACCTGCTGGATATGCTTTATTTGTAGCGGTTTATGCAGGATTGGAA ATCCTTGCAATTCCAGCGATTCCATTAACCATGTCAGCAGGTCTTCTTTTTGGCTCTCTTATTGGCACCATTATTGTCTCTATAAGTGGAACG gcTGCTGCAAGCATTGCTTTTCTGATAGCTAGATATTTTGCTCGAGAGCGTATTCTTAAACTGgttgaaggaaataaaaaatttcttgcaATTGACAAAGCGATTGGGGAAAATGGCTTCAAAGTTGTCACCCTTCTACGTTTGAGTCCCTTGCTTCCATTTTCTCTCGGGAATTATTTGTATGGATTGACATCTGTTAAGTTCATCCCCTATGTCTTGGGAAG TTGGTTGGGGATGCTTCCAGGAACATGGGCTTATGTGAGTGCTGGTGCATTTGGCCGTGCAATCATT CAAGAGGAATCTGAGCTCGGATTAAGGGAAGGTAACGGTGGGCTTTGGACCCTTGGACTGGGATTATTGGTCACAGCTATTGCTGCAACTTATGTAACGCGGCTGGCTAAG GATGCTGTAAAGGATATGGAGTAG
- the LOC133667846 gene encoding uncharacterized protein LOC133667846 isoform X3: protein MESASNKIRIATLPKRHSHRLLFDRRYGWVFDEWKDPSEEALSGGRGMFCILPLAKAFLTTASQSVYKLCRQSF, encoded by the exons ATGGAGTCAGCAAGCAACAAAATCCGCATTGCTACTTTGCCAAAACGACATTCACATCGCCTCTTATTTGATCGCCGTTACGGTTGGGT ATTCGATGAATGGAAAGACCCATCAGAGGAAGCTTTATCCGGAGGCAGAGGAAT GTTTTGCATACTGCCTCTAGCTAAAGCTTTCTTGACGACAGCATCACAGTCGGTATA CAAACTTTGCCGTCAAAGTTTTTGA